The sequence CCGCGCCCCCACCTCGGGGCTGCTCACGCCTTCCCCCAGGGCCTCCACCACACCGGCGATCTCGTAGCCGAGGGTGAAGGGCAACGGGCTTTCCTGTGGATAGTTGTCACCACGGCGGCGCATCACATCGGCGTAGTTCACCCCCACCGCCTCGACCCGCAACAGCACCTCGCCCGGTCCCGGTTGTGGGGTGGGCACGTCTTCGTAGACCAGTTGCTCCGGCCCGCCGGTCTGGTGGAATCGCACAGCTTTCATGACTGACTCCCCCTCAGATGACCGGAACGATGGGCAGGCGGATATCGCGACCACCGGACAACGCCGGCAGCATCTCGGCGGCCTGCAGATGGGGCACGCCCAGCTCCACGGCGCTGGCGGCGCTCAGGCGGGCGAACTGCTCGTCGCTGAGCCGCACCTCGAGGGCGCCGAGAGTCGCGTCGAACTGTTCACGGGTGCGCGAGCCGAGGATCGGGATCAGCGCGGTGGAAGCAGCACGCGCCTTGTGCAGCAGCCAGGCGATGGCCACCTGGGTGGGCGTGGCGTCCAGCTCGGCGGCCACGGCGAACAGCGCATCGAGGATCGCGGTTTCCCGGGCGCTCTTCTCGGCATGCACCAGCATGCCCAGCTTGGTGGCGCGGGAATCGTCGTTGCCGGCGCGGTACTTGCCGGTGAGGAAGCCCCCACCCAGCGGCGACCACTGGGTGACAGCCAGGCCGAGGGCCTCGGCCATGGGCAGCAGCTCGCGGTCGGCGGTGCGCTCGGCCAGGCTGTACTCCACCTGGATGCCCACCAGGGGCGCCCAGCCGCGCAGCTCGGCCAGGAGGTCGGCGCGGGCGATGCGCCAGGCCGGGAAGTTGGACAGGCCGGCGTAATGGATCTTGCCGGCGCTGACCAGGTCGTCGAAGCCGCGCAGGATCTCCTCCATCGGCGTCATGCCGTCGCTGATGTGGGCCCAGAGCAGGTCGATGTGGTCGGTCTTCAGCCGCTTGAGGCTCTCTTCCACGGCGCGGACCAGGTTCTTGCGGTTGTTGCCAGTGCGGGCGATGCCGTCGGCCGGGGTGGTGCCGAAGCTGTACTTCGTGGCGATGACGAAATCGTCGCGCTGGCTGGCGATGAACTCGCCCAACAGCACTTCGGCCTGGCCGGCCTGGTAGCCATTGGCGGTGTCGAAGAAATTGCCGCCGGCCTCCACATAGCCGTCGAAGATCTTCCGCGCTTCATCCCGCTCGGCGCCGTGCCCCCAACCTGTGCCGAAGTTACCGGTGCCCAGGGCAAGTTCGGAAACGCGAAGGCCGGTACGGCGGCCGAAAGTCGTGTAGCGCATGGAGTTCTCCTGCTGGGGATTGCTTTAGATGTCGACCATAATATTAAAAAATTCCAACTAGGCAACTCACGTTAGTCGATCAGTCGGATAGCCGACGGCTATTGGTCGAAAAACATCCAATCGGCTATCCCGGTCGCGGTATGGCGGCTACCGGGCTAGGCTCTCCGGGACGCTCGACAGGGGGAAAAGCGCCATGCGATCCAGCCTCACCACCGGTGTGACACGCCGGGAAATCTGGGCCTGGGCGATGTTCGACTTCGCCAATTCCGGCTACACCACGGTGATCATCACCGCCGTCTTCAACGCCTACTTCGTCGCAGTGGTGGCCGAGGGGAAACCCTGGGGCACCCTGGCCTGGACCAGCACCCTCGCCGTTTCCTACGCCCTGGTGATACTCACCGCGCCGCTGATCGGCGCCCACGCCGACGCCACCGCCAGCAAGAAACGCCTGCTGCTGTTCAGCACCCTGGGCTGCGTGATCTTCACCGCCGCCCTGGCCCTGGCCGGGCCGGGCAGCCTGGCGCTGGCGGTGCTGTTCGTGGTGCTGTCGAACTTCTGCTTCGGCACCGGCGAGAACCTGATCGCCGCCTTCCTCCCGGAGCTCGCCCGTGACGACGCCATGGGACGGGTCTCCGGCTGGGGCTGGGGCCTGGGCTACATCGGTGGGCTGGTCAGCCTGGGAGCCTGCCTGGCCTACGTCAGCTGGGCCCAGGGCCAGGGGCAGACGGCGGCGCAGTTCGTGCCGGTGTGCGTGGTCATAACCGCGCTGCTCTTCGCCCTGGCCAGCACGCCGACCTTCCTCTTCCTCAAGGAACGCAGCAAACCGCAACCGGCCGCGGCTGGCGGGGCCTGGCAACGCTTCAGACAGACCTTGCGCGAGGCCGGGCGCTACCGCGACCTGCTGCGCTTTCTAGCCTGCACCGTCTGCTACCAGGCGGGCATCTCGGCGGTGATCAGCCTGGCCGCCATCTATGCAGCCCAGGTGATGGGCTTCACCACCCAGGACACCCTGCTGCTGATCTTCGTGGTCAATATCACCGCCTCCATCGGCGCCGTGCTGTTCGGCTGGCTGCAGGACCGCATCGGCCACCGCGCCACCCTGGCGCTGACCTTGATGGGCTGGCTGGCCATGGTGGCGCTGATGTGGTTCGCCAGCGGCCCGGAGCTGTTCTGGGTAGCGGCGAACATCGCCGGCCTGTGCATGGGCGCCAGCCAGTCGGCCGGGCGCGCCATCGTCGGCCTGCTCGCCCCGCCCACGCGGCTGGCGGAGTTCTTCGGCCTCTGGGGCCAGGCGGTGAAGCTCTCCGCCATCCTCGGCCCCATGACCTACGGCCTGGCCAGCTGGCTGTCCGGCGGCGACCACCGGCTGGCCATGCTGATCACCGGCAGCTACTTCGTCGCCGGCCTGCTGCTGCTCGCCAGCGTGCGCCTGGAGCGGGGACGGCGGACCGCGCTGGCCGGCTGAGGGGCACGCCCCGATCGTAGCGCTGGTGCGCTCCTGTAGGGTGCGCCGTGCGCACCGCCGCGAGCGACCCAGGTGCGGGCTAGACTGCTTCCATTCCTACCGAAAGGAAGCCCCATGCCCGACACCACGGAAGTCCTGATCGATTTCGCCATCGCCCTGGCCGCCGGCCTCTTGATCGGCGCCGAACGCGGTTGGCGCGAACGCAACACCGAAGCGTTGCGGATGGTGGCGGGCATTCGCTCCTTCGGCCTCACCGGGCTGCTCGGCGGGTTCGCCACCTTCCTCGGAGAACGGTTCGGCATGGCCGCCTGGGTGGTGATCTTCGCCTGCTTCGCGGTGCTGGTGATCGCCTCCTACTTCGGCGAGCTGATCTATATCGGCGACCTCGGCCTGTCCACCGAACTGGCGCTGCTGCTCACCTTCCTCCTGGGCAGCCTGGCGGTGGCCGGCCACCATGTGCTCGCGGGCGCCGGCGCCGTGGTGGTGGCCCTGTTGCTGAGCCTGAAGGACACCCTGAACAGCGCGCTGAAACGGCTCAACGAAGAAGAGCTGCTGGCCGCCCTCAAGCTGCTGTTCATCTCGGTGGTGCTGCTGCCGATCCTGCCCAACCGTGGCTTCGGCCCCTGGGAGGTGTTCAACCCCTACGCCACCTGGTGGATGGTGGTGCTGATCGCCGCCCTGGGTTTCGCCGCCTACTTCGCCATCCGCCTGGTGGGCACCCAGCGCGGCCTGCTGCTCACCGCCCTGCTGGGCGGCACGGTGTCGTCCACGGCCATGACCATCACCCTCTCCCACCTGCAGGAGCACCGCGCCCTGCGCCCGCTGCTGGCGGCGGGCCTGCTGGCCACTTCGGCGCTGATGTTTCCCCGCGTGCTGCTGGAAGTCGGCCTGGTGAACCCCGACCTGCTGCCGCGCCTGGGGGTGCCCCTGGGTATCGCCGCGCTGGTCTACGCCGCCGGTGCGTTTTTCTACTGGCGTGTCGCGGCCAACGCCGAATCGCCCAATGCCGAGCCGCCGCTGAAGAACCCCTTCGAACTCGGCCCGGCCCTGCGTTTCGCCGCGCTGCTGGCGCTGATCCTGCTGCTGGTGGAGGCGGCGCGGCGCTACCTGGGGGATGTCGGCGTCTACCTGGTGTCGCTGCTGTCGGGGCTGACCGACGTGGACGCCATCACCCTCTCCCTCGCCCGTGGCGCCAACGGCGAACTGGGTGCGGAGGTGGCCGTGCGCGGCATCTTCCTCGCGGTGCTCAGCAATAGCCTGGTGAAGGCCGGGTTGATCGTGGTGATCGGCGGCAAGGGCCTGGCGCTGCGCACCCTGCCCTTCATCGCCGGCGGCCTGGTGGCCGGTAGCGTGGCGCTGCTGATGATCTGAACCCACTCCTTCGCCAAGCCGGCGGCGGCTCAGCCCTCGAACTGTTCGTCCAGCAGGGGCAGCCCCGCCGCGCGTTCCAGCAGGTCGTTGGGCAGGCTCTTGCTGGCTCGGGCGCCGAGCAGCTTGAGGTTCTCCACCCGGCTGATCAGGTTGCCTCGTCCTTCCACCAGCTTGTTGCGGGCATTGGAGTAGGCCTTGTCCAGCTGTTGCAGGCGGCTGCCCATCTCGTCCAGGTCCTGGACGAAGGCGACGAACTTGTCGTACAGCGCCCCGGCGCGCTCGGCGATCTCGCGTGCGTTCTGGCTCTGCCGCTCCTGGCGCCAGAGGCTGTCGATCACCCGCAGGGTGGCCAGAAGGGTGGTCGGGCTGACGATCACGATGTGCTGCTCGAAGGCTTCCTGGAACAGGCTGGGGTCGGCCTGCAGGGCGGCGGCGAAGGCGGCTTCGATGGGCACGAAGAGCAGCACGAAGTCCAGGCTGTGCAGGCCTTCCAGGCGCTGGTAGTCCTTGACCGAGAGGCCCTTGAGGTGACTGCGCAGTGACAGCACGTGCTGCTTCAGGGCCTGGCTGCGGGCGTTCTCGTCTTCGGCGGCGATCAGTGCCTGGTAAGCGGTCAGGCTGACCTTGGCGTCCACCACCACTTGCTTGTCGCCCGGCAGCTGGATCAGCACGTCGGGCTGGAAGCGCTCGCCCTCGGCGCTCTTGAGGCTGACCTGGGTCTGGTATTCGCGGCCCTTCTCCAGGCCGGCGTGCTCCAGCACCCGTTCCAGTACCAGCTCGCCCCAGTTGCCCTGGGTCTTCTGGCCCTTCAGGGCGCGGGTGAGGTTGGTGGCCTCATCGCCCAGGCGCTGGTTGAGCTGCTGCAGGCGCTCCAGTTCCTTGCCCAGGGAGAAGCGTTCGCGGGCTTCCTGTTGATAGCTCTCTTCCACGCGCTTCTCGAAGGCCTGGATGCGCTCCTTGAGGGGATCGAGCAATTGGCCGAGGCGTTGCTGGCTGGTTTCGGCGAAGCGCTGTTCGCGCTCGTCGAAGATCTTCCCGGCCAGTTCGGCGAACTGCGCACGCAGGTCGTCACGGGCCGCCTGCAGGTCGCCCAGGCGCTGTTCGTGGGCTTCGCGCTGCTCCCGCAGCTCGGCCTCCAGGCCCGCGCGGTCGGCGTCCAGGCGGCGCAGTTCGACATCCTTGCGCTCGCGCTCCTGGTTCCAGGCCAGCAAGGCCTCGCGGGCGCTCTGGCGCTCGACGCCGAGTAACTCTGCCTCGCGGCGCAGGGCCGCCAGTTCGGCCTGCTGGGCGGCGTTGAGGTGGCCGAGCTCGCGGTTTTCCTCGCGGCTGTCGTCCAGTTGCACCGCCAGGCCGTCCTGGGCCAACTGGGCGGTCGCCAGGCGTTCTTCAAGAAGTGCGTGTTCGGTCTGCAGGGCGGTGAGCCTGCGCTGCTGTTGCCAGGCCAGGCCCAGCAGGGGCACGGCCGCGGCGAACAAGCCGAGCAACAGGTTGGGGATATCGATGGGCATGAGCGGCTCCGCGCTGGAATGCTGGGCAGTATACCCAGCGGCGGGCGGCGCGATCAGGGTTGCAGAGGCAGTCGCGCGAGCAGGCGTTTGGCTTCGTGGGAGCCTTGGGCGGCGGCCTGTTCCAGCCAGTGACGGGCCTGTTCCATCTCGTTGATGCGCGGCTGGCTGCACAGCCGGCCAAGTTCCAGCTGGGCGCGGCGATCGCCGGCGCGTGCGGCCTGGCGCAGCATGTCCAGGCCGATGCGGCGGTCGCGCTGGTTGCCGCAGTCGCGGCAGAGCATCTGCCCCAGGCGGCTCTGCGCCACCACCACGCCTTCGCGGGCGGGCTGCTTGAGCAGCTTGCCGGCGAACCGCTTGACGCTCGGTGCCTGCCCCAGGCGCGGGCTGTCGAGCAGCCAGACGGCAACACGGGTCGGCAGGGTTTGCTGGGCGACGAGGGAACTGGCGGGGACGCGATACTTCATGAAAAAGGGCAAGTGGCCGGAAAGGCGCGCAACTCTACTCCTTTTTCCTGGCAGGTAAAGTCTTGCAATTGCCAAAGAACGCGATCTAGAGCAACTGCTCGGGACAATCCACAGAAGCTGTGGATAACTCTGTGCAGAAGATGCTCGAAACGTCACGAAATGCTTGTGGGTCGTGGCCTGCGCTCAAACTGACGATTTTTTCACCAATTACAAAAATCCTTATATTTCATGTACTTACGAAATCACCACTGAGAATCAAGCGCTTACGGGGCTTTTCGGCAGCGGTTTGCCTGGCTGCTTCGCAACTGTGCACAACTTGCAACTGTCAAGGCCCCTCTCGCCCCGTTGCGGGGCATTTACCCTTGAAATGCGGCTGGAGCCTGTGTTGCGCGGGCGTTGCAGGCAGCGACGAATGGCACGAAAGTACGTGTTCAGGGGCACCCCGCAAGCTGGCACGAACGTACTTCTGCGCCAACTCTGTGCACAAGTTGCCGGCCCACTTGTTCCAAGGCATTTCCCAGCCACGCGGCAAGCCCCCTAGAATGCTTCGCCCAGCCCTTCGACCGCACCCTTCCCATGGACAAAGCCCGCATCCACCGCCTGATCCTCGACAGCCTCGCCGCTGACCTGCAGCTGCTGCAACGCGCGGCCCAGGCCGCCTACGAGGCCGCGACCGACGAGCAGAACATCGCCGAGAACAAGTACGACACCCTCGGCCTGGAGGCCTCCTACCTGGCCACTGGGCAGGCCCGCCGCGCCGCCGAGATCAAGCAGGCCCTGGGGCTGTTCGAGAACCTGCGGCTGCGCGCCTTCGATCCGGCCCAGGGTATCGGGCTCAGCGCCCTGGTGCTGCTGGCCGCCGAGGATGGCAGCGAGCAACGCCTGTTCCTCGGCCCCGAGGCCGCCGGCCTGAAGGTGCTGGACGAAGGCGAGGAGATCACCGTGATCAGCCCGCGCTCGCCCCTGGGCCAGGCGTTGCTGGGCAAGGCCGAGGGCGCCGAGGTGACGCTCACCATCGGCAACAGCCAGCAGACCTTCGAGGTGCTGGAGGTACACTGAAGTGGCCGCCCACCGCTCCGGAGGCTTCATGACCCGCCCACGCCGCATCCTGCGCATCAGTTTCAATCCCCTGGTCCTGACCCTCAGCGTCGCCCTGGGGGTGTGGCTCGGCTTCCTCGCCATCAGCCTCACCAGCTACCTCGGCTACCGGCTCTACATGGCGGATGCCGAGGCCCCGGTCGCCCAGGTGGCCGTCCCGCCGCCCGCCCCGGCCCAGCCGGCCCCCGCACCGGCCCCGGTGCCGCCAAACCCGGGCGCGGGCCTGGATGAACAGCGCCTGCAGCAGTACGAGGAGCGCTACAACGCCACCCAGCGTGCGGACAACGAGCGCCTCGAGCGGCTGGAGGAACAGCGCCGGCTGAACGACGCCAAGTGCCAGTTCTGGACGGAGCAGTACCGCAATGCGCCCACCGACAAATCCCGGCGCAACATGGGGGAGGCGTGTGGATAAGCGACACCCCGTCCGATTTCCGCCTGCCAGCCGACCAAAGGCGTTCTGCGTCGAGCAGTCGTCACACTGGTCCGGCTAGACTCTGGTCGTGCGCCCTCCACTTTGGCGCCAGAGGCGGTTTGCAATGGGTCCAGAAATCTTCATAGCCTTGATGATCCTGGGTTGGCTGCTGGCAGCGGTCGCGCTGCTGTGGGCCATGCTGAGGATCTCTCACCATCACCACCACCATCACAGCCGGCCTTCGCCGCCCCACTCTTCCCGCTCGTTCCGGCGGCACAAGGTGAAGGGCGCTCCGGCCACTCCGCACTGACCAACCGCTTTTCCCTTGGGAGCGAATGCTTTCACGAGTGAAAGCGCTCCCACAGGGAAAAGCGGACATCCTGCAGCTATCTTCCCCAATCGATCCGGTATTAGCGGAAGAATCTTGCGCGGGCGAATGCATTTGAACTCGATACCTCGCTATCGGGATGAGATTTGTAGATACCATCTCTCCGATCAGATGCAACCGACCCTATCAGGTCGGTTGCGGCTGATAGGGTGTCTGCGTCTTGAGCACGCCATAGGCAATCTGCAACAGCTTGCGCATGGCGGCACCCAGGGCGCTCATCTTGGCTTTTCCCCGCGCCAGTAGACGTTGGTAAAGCGCTCTAACCGTGGGGTTGTACTGCTTGGCGACAATCGCGGCCATGTAGAGCTTGGCCCGCAGTCGAGGCTGCCCCGCCTTGGTCAAACGAGGTTTGCCCTTCACCGATGAGCCGGAGTCCCAAGGTCGTGGCACCAGGCCCGCAAAAGCCGCGCATTGTCGGGCAGTGCCAAAGTCGCGGCTGTGCAGAAACGCCAGCAGATGACGGGAGAGG is a genomic window of Pseudomonas resinovorans NBRC 106553 containing:
- a CDS encoding GreA/GreB family elongation factor, whose amino-acid sequence is MDKARIHRLILDSLAADLQLLQRAAQAAYEAATDEQNIAENKYDTLGLEASYLATGQARRAAEIKQALGLFENLRLRAFDPAQGIGLSALVLLAAEDGSEQRLFLGPEAAGLKVLDEGEEITVISPRSPLGQALLGKAEGAEVTLTIGNSQQTFEVLEVH
- the rmuC gene encoding DNA recombination protein RmuC, whose translation is MPIDIPNLLLGLFAAAVPLLGLAWQQQRRLTALQTEHALLEERLATAQLAQDGLAVQLDDSREENRELGHLNAAQQAELAALRREAELLGVERQSAREALLAWNQERERKDVELRRLDADRAGLEAELREQREAHEQRLGDLQAARDDLRAQFAELAGKIFDEREQRFAETSQQRLGQLLDPLKERIQAFEKRVEESYQQEARERFSLGKELERLQQLNQRLGDEATNLTRALKGQKTQGNWGELVLERVLEHAGLEKGREYQTQVSLKSAEGERFQPDVLIQLPGDKQVVVDAKVSLTAYQALIAAEDENARSQALKQHVLSLRSHLKGLSVKDYQRLEGLHSLDFVLLFVPIEAAFAAALQADPSLFQEAFEQHIVIVSPTTLLATLRVIDSLWRQERQSQNAREIAERAGALYDKFVAFVQDLDEMGSRLQQLDKAYSNARNKLVEGRGNLISRVENLKLLGARASKSLPNDLLERAAGLPLLDEQFEG
- a CDS encoding tetratricopeptide repeat protein encodes the protein MKYRVPASSLVAQQTLPTRVAVWLLDSPRLGQAPSVKRFAGKLLKQPAREGVVVAQSRLGQMLCRDCGNQRDRRIGLDMLRQAARAGDRRAQLELGRLCSQPRINEMEQARHWLEQAAAQGSHEAKRLLARLPLQP
- a CDS encoding MgtC/SapB family protein — protein: MPDTTEVLIDFAIALAAGLLIGAERGWRERNTEALRMVAGIRSFGLTGLLGGFATFLGERFGMAAWVVIFACFAVLVIASYFGELIYIGDLGLSTELALLLTFLLGSLAVAGHHVLAGAGAVVVALLLSLKDTLNSALKRLNEEELLAALKLLFISVVLLPILPNRGFGPWEVFNPYATWWMVVLIAALGFAAYFAIRLVGTQRGLLLTALLGGTVSSTAMTITLSHLQEHRALRPLLAAGLLATSALMFPRVLLEVGLVNPDLLPRLGVPLGIAALVYAAGAFFYWRVAANAESPNAEPPLKNPFELGPALRFAALLALILLLVEAARRYLGDVGVYLVSLLSGLTDVDAITLSLARGANGELGAEVAVRGIFLAVLSNSLVKAGLIVVIGGKGLALRTLPFIAGGLVAGSVALLMI
- a CDS encoding aldo/keto reductase, with translation MRYTTFGRRTGLRVSELALGTGNFGTGWGHGAERDEARKIFDGYVEAGGNFFDTANGYQAGQAEVLLGEFIASQRDDFVIATKYSFGTTPADGIARTGNNRKNLVRAVEESLKRLKTDHIDLLWAHISDGMTPMEEILRGFDDLVSAGKIHYAGLSNFPAWRIARADLLAELRGWAPLVGIQVEYSLAERTADRELLPMAEALGLAVTQWSPLGGGFLTGKYRAGNDDSRATKLGMLVHAEKSARETAILDALFAVAAELDATPTQVAIAWLLHKARAASTALIPILGSRTREQFDATLGALEVRLSDEQFARLSAASAVELGVPHLQAAEMLPALSGGRDIRLPIVPVI
- a CDS encoding MFS transporter; this encodes MRSSLTTGVTRREIWAWAMFDFANSGYTTVIITAVFNAYFVAVVAEGKPWGTLAWTSTLAVSYALVILTAPLIGAHADATASKKRLLLFSTLGCVIFTAALALAGPGSLALAVLFVVLSNFCFGTGENLIAAFLPELARDDAMGRVSGWGWGLGYIGGLVSLGACLAYVSWAQGQGQTAAQFVPVCVVITALLFALASTPTFLFLKERSKPQPAAAGGAWQRFRQTLREAGRYRDLLRFLACTVCYQAGISAVISLAAIYAAQVMGFTTQDTLLLIFVVNITASIGAVLFGWLQDRIGHRATLALTLMGWLAMVALMWFASGPELFWVAANIAGLCMGASQSAGRAIVGLLAPPTRLAEFFGLWGQAVKLSAILGPMTYGLASWLSGGDHRLAMLITGSYFVAGLLLLASVRLERGRRTALAG